One Spinacia oleracea cultivar Varoflay chromosome 4, BTI_SOV_V1, whole genome shotgun sequence DNA segment encodes these proteins:
- the LOC110779672 gene encoding protein CANDIDATE G-PROTEIN COUPLED RECEPTOR 2 encodes MASLTLTPALEIPISSEANSSAGIGETISIKPIDHQVYSWLLNCHGFWHNIFLILPSALFILYLAFQAKKSYRKLLVGKSHIINSYYGIVWLVSLLNFTWCCLQTWECTPGKTLAWNLLSLFTTSGLLFLEVSLIAFLLQGNYASGTEALTRTFSISAMLVGFDVFLKGMYVFAFGVPLFIENNDANRMKWGLWIVHKLVLTAVYGFILFMYHSSRRESLPARPAYHKYITIMFGVNALALFACVLSGNGFGFWLYDTLDICYHAFYLPLIYMTFLADFFQEEDLNLEHVYYSEMKDAGFFDADWD; translated from the exons ATGGCGTCCTTAACACTAACCCCAGCTCTCGAAATACCAATTTCATCGGAAGCAAATTCTTCTGCCGGAATCGGGGAAACTATCAGTATCAAACCAATTGATCATCAAGTTTACAGCTGGTTATTGAATTGCCATGGATTTTGGCACAATATTTTCCTAATTTTACCTTCTGCTTTGTTTATTTTGTACTTGGCATTTCAAGCGAAGAAGAGCTACAGGAAGCTTTTGGTTGGAAAGTCCCACATTATTAACTCGTATTATGGGATTGTTTGGCTTGTTAGTCTCCTTAATTTTACTTGGTGTTGTCTTCAG ACTTGGGAGTGTACTCCGGGAAAGACACTAGCATGGAACCTTCTATCTCTATTCACTACTTCAGGCTTGCTGTTTCTGGAAGTGAGTTTGATTGCTTTTCTTCTTCAAGGAAATTATGCAAGTGGGACAGAAGCTTTGACTCGTACTTTTTCCATCTCCGCTATGCTAGTTGGTTTCGATGTCTTTCTGAAg GGAATGTATGTATTTGCATTTGGAGTCCCGTTATTCATTGAGAATAATGACGCAAATCGAATGAAGTGGGGCCTGTGGATTGTACACAAGCTAGTGCTAACTGCAGTTTATGGCTTCATACTTTTCATGTACCATTCCAGCAGGAGAGAGAGTTTACCTG CAAGACCAGCATATCACAAGTACATCACAATCATGTTTGGCGTTAATGCGTTGGCGCTATTTGCTTGTGTCCTGAGTGGAAACGGTTTTGGGTTCTG GTTGTATGACACCCTAGATATATGCTACCATGCATTTTACCTTCCTCTCATATACATGACATTTTTAGCCGATTTCTTTCAG GAggaagacttgaacttggagCATGTATACTACTCAGAGATGAAAGACGCTGGATTCTTTGATGCTGATTGGGACTAA